A region from the Helcococcus ovis genome encodes:
- a CDS encoding folate family ECF transporter S component produces the protein MKSKFNLQSFIMATLLTAISIILTRFLSFYLTPNMRIGIGSLPIIFSGAVLGPFLGALTGVAADLIGIMINPGGVPHLGFTLSSTLTGLIPGIIFFIIFNKNNENQNLKILLTNLFIFGFIHLILNSIWLSQLSGLSIWFLIISRLPKILIESVFTGILLKLLLNKKVTLLLNQ, from the coding sequence ATGAAATCAAAATTTAATCTACAATCTTTTATTATGGCAACTTTACTTACGGCCATATCAATTATTTTAACAAGATTTTTATCTTTTTATTTAACACCAAATATGAGAATAGGCATAGGTTCTCTTCCTATAATTTTTAGCGGTGCAGTATTAGGTCCTTTTTTAGGTGCCTTAACAGGTGTAGCAGCGGATTTAATAGGTATAATGATTAACCCGGGAGGTGTTCCTCATCTAGGATTTACATTATCATCAACACTTACAGGATTAATTCCGGGAATTATATTTTTTATAATATTCAATAAAAATAATGAAAATCAAAATTTAAAAATATTATTAACTAATCTATTTATTTTTGGATTTATACATCTTATTCTTAACAGTATATGGTTAAGTCAATTAAGCGGTTTAAGTATCTGGTTTTTAATTATATCACGTCTGCCAAAAATTCTTATAGAATCAGTATTTACAGGAATACTATTAAAATTATTACTAAACAAAAAAGTTACACTACTTTTAAATCAATAA